CCGCGTGCTGCCGCGTCGGCCGGTGCTCGCCGTGCCGGTGGCCGGTGTGGCGGGGGTGGTGCTGCCGGGCTGCGAGTGTGCGTCGGTGCCGGTGGCGAACAGCCTGATCGGGCGGGGTGTCACGCCCGCGGCCGCGTTCGCGTTCCTGCTGTCGGCGCCCTCGATCAACCCGGTGGTGCTGACTGCCACCGCGGTCGCCTTCCCCGGTCACCCGGCCGTGGTCGCCGCCCGGCTGCTGGCCTCGCTGGGCACGGCCGCCGTCATGGGTTGGCTGTGGTTGTGGCGGGGGCGGGCCGAGTGGCTGCGGCCGGTGGTGCGGCACAGCGGGCACCAGGTGGGCGGCAGCCGGTGGCGGGAGTTCCGGGTCGGCTTCCAGCACGACTTCCTGCACGCGGGCGGATTCCTGGTGGTGGGCGCGATGGCGGCGGCCACGTTCAACGTGGCGGTGCCCCGTTCCGTGCTGGACGTGTTCTCCGGTTCGCCCTGGCTGTCGGTGCTGTTCCTGGCCGGGCTGGCGATCGTGCTGGCGGTGTGTTCGGAGGCGGACG
This is a stretch of genomic DNA from Streptomyces sp. TG1A-8. It encodes these proteins:
- a CDS encoding permease — translated: MQRTEERAEEAEAVDADGTAGDGTAAGWPRWWPLLFLGAATVPGAVLYFGGRWMETPAMQAWRTVCLAVTVQALPFLLLGTALSGAINAFVPARVFSRVLPRRPVLAVPVAGVAGVVLPGCECASVPVANSLIGRGVTPAAAFAFLLSAPSINPVVLTATAVAFPGHPAVVAARLLASLGTAAVMGWLWLWRGRAEWLRPVVRHSGHQVGGSRWREFRVGFQHDFLHAGGFLVVGAMAAATFNVAVPRSVLDVFSGSPWLSVLFLAGLAIVLAVCSEADAFVAASLSGFSPVSRLAFMVVGPMVDLKLIALQAGTFGRAFAVRFSAATVVVAVLSSALIGGALL